The sequence below is a genomic window from Deltaproteobacteria bacterium.
GTGGATGTCCCCCACCAGGTTCAGACCGTAGGGGCCGGCGATGATCCCCGTCAGCAGGAAGCCGACGATGGCTGGAATGTTGATCTTGTGGCAGACGTAGATGACGCCGATGGACAGGCTGAAAACGGTGACGAATTCTTGAAGCAGAGGGATTTCCATGGCTGGCTCTCGCTCGGTGTGATGATGGAGACGGCTCGTGCCGAAACGACGGCCACGCTACCGGAATCCCCATCGCCGGGCAAGACGGCCCCCTTCAGATCAGATCGTTTCGGACGAATAGTTCCACCCTGGCTCCGGTGACCCGACTCCGCCCCATCCGCCAGGCAGTCCCCAGCCAGACAGCCTGCAAACCGAGCAGGACCTCTGGACGCCACAGGACACCAAGGCCCCGAGCCAGATCCGGATGCCCTCCGGTGGGGGCCATGAACGACGCCAAACCGATTCCGACTGCGGCTCCGCCCAGGCTCATGTACTGATAGGCCGTGATTCCATCCCGACCCCGGAAGTCGGCGCGCAGAAATTCCGACCCGAACCGCCAGAGCTGCGTACCCCCGATGGCAATGGCCACGGCCAAACCCATCCGGCCGGAAAGGAAAAACCAAGTCCCGGCCAGAGCGATCAGGGTGCAGACCACTGCAGTCATGGCTTGGATCGGCACCACCGGAACACCGTCCAGTCCATGGGCATAGGCAATTTTCTTGGTCCGTCCCTCGAAGATCATGGCCACCGCACCGAACAGCCTTTGCCAGGGCCTCGGCAAGGAATCGATCCGCCGGCCGTAGCAGCAGCCGAAGCTCAGACAGGCCAGGCGGCCAGTGCCTTCTCCCAAGGCGTAAGCCAAGCCCGTGGCTGCGATCATGGGCCCGGCCATGGAAATATCGCCTGCGGCTTTGGACACTACCCAGGCCAGAACGGGCGTGACCAGCACGCCCGCGAACACGGCGGCCCCGACGCTGAAGGTATGGCGTTTGCCCTCCACGATCCCG
It includes:
- a CDS encoding potassium transporter KefB — encoded protein: MEIPLLQEFVTVFSLSIGVIYVCHKINIPAIVGFLLTGIIAGPYGLNLVGDIHAVEAMAEIGVVLLLFSIGMELSFGELIRLRKPVLI
- a CDS encoding prolipoprotein diacylglyceryl transferase encodes the protein MSNGMFVLGLGAVLAAVYALAFRVLPRERWQVAWVFPVSRMADGSWEGVNFTMYGILTGASVALATALALVLMAAAGVPLVWGGILALTVLAVCVPAAGFLAGIVEGKRHTFSVGAAVFAGVLVTPVLAWVVSKAAGDISMAGPMIAATGLAYALGEGTGRLACLSFGCCYGRRIDSLPRPWQRLFGAVAMIFEGRTKKIAYAHGLDGVPVVPIQAMTAVVCTLIALAGTWFFLSGRMGLAVAIAIGGTQLWRFGSEFLRADFRGRDGITAYQYMSLGGAAVGIGLASFMAPTGGHPDLARGLGVLWRPEVLLGLQAVWLGTAWRMGRSRVTGARVELFVRNDLI